From Helicoverpa zea isolate HzStark_Cry1AcR chromosome 23, ilHelZeax1.1, whole genome shotgun sequence, one genomic window encodes:
- the LOC124641707 gene encoding uncharacterized protein LOC124641707, producing the protein MALDIGVATVEKPYDFQDVTFKIYCSYIPAAIQINYDTNLDKKIGTNVVALGWGRDRGSRIRDLVDRNSETLKEVSIVIQKKDDCIKKFRGNGLAVLIEKFMICTHGTGLLDGEGNVINELDKAIYNACTDGQRPGHDQCKDFDDKVYANRRMRRPSVKQNETGDINHLDRKINESNVKHVFSRRQGICQLWHERRRIETFAFTISVRIGVKINDHGGPLVTWVGTAELVIGVAVNGLYDVEYNCVGPYIFVSTSAAGLILKCLLSDNVSTGESCTQETTGGFDIFENVTRGFEDGVQALLRAQEEMSAKIGKSELISDYDYSSVQEVAYL; encoded by the exons ATGGCCCTAGACATCGGCGTGGCTACCGTTGAGAAACCGTACGATTTTCAAGACGTAACCTTCAAGATATACTGCTCATATATACCAGCTGCCattcaaattaattatgataCAAATCTGGATAAGAAAATTGGGACTAATGTTGTGGCTTTGGGATGGGGACGCGATCGAGGTTCCAGG ATTCGCGATCTAGTCGACCGCAACTCCGAAACTCTTAAGGAAGTGTCTATAGTGATACAAAAGAAAGACGATTGCATAAAGAAATTCAGAGGGAACGGCTTGGCAGTACTGATAGAGAAGTTCATGATATGCACCCACGGCACAGGGCTTTTAGACGGCGAGGGGAATGTCATCAACGAACTTGACAAGGCCATTTACAACGCTTGCACTGACGGACAAAGACCTGGCCACGATCAG TGTAAGGATTTCGACGATAAGGTCTACGCAAATAGACGCATGCGAAGACCGAGTGTTAAACAAAACGAGACCGGCGACATAAACCACTTGGatcgaaaaataaatgaaagcaATGTAAAGCATGTATTCTCTAGAAGACAAGGAATTTGTCAG TTATGGCATGAACGCAGACGCATAgagactttcgcatttacaatatctGTGAGGATAGGTGTAAAAATA AACGACCATGGCGGTCCATTAGTCACATGGGTTGGCACTGCTGAATTAGTTATAGGAGTAGCAGTGAACGGTCTGTATGATGTAGAGTACAACTGCGTTGGGCCCTATATATTTGTTAGCACATCTGCCGCTGGTCTGATATTGAAGTGCTTGTTATCTGACAATGTTTCCAC aGGTGAAAGTTGTACCCAAGAAACGACGGGTGGCTTTGACATTTTCGAAAACGTAACACGTGGATTTGAAGATGGCGTCCAAGCTTTGTTAAGAGCTCAAGAAGAAATGTCCGCTAAAATAGGAAAGTCTGAACTAATATCAGATTATGATTATTCTTCTGTCCAAGAAGTTGCTtatttataa
- the LOC124642076 gene encoding glutathione S-transferase 1-like — translation MSIIIHKTDISPPARATLIVADLLGLKIETREVNLPTREQFKPDYVAKNPLHTVPLLEDGDFILPESHAIVTYLVSKYGSEQQTLYPKDVRTRAIVDQRLYFDASILFPRLRAVIYSVVKFRAPGPNEVQIADIVECYEVTEKYLEGKTYIAGEGFTLADISCVATISALDCIVAVDKKYAKLHAWWELLQKEAWYQKINEPGLRQFDRFIKQFI, via the coding sequence ATGTCGATAATAATCCACAAAACTGATATCAGCCCACCGGCCCGCGCAACTTTGATAGTTGCCGACTTACTCGGTCTCAAAATCGAGACCAGAGAAGTCAATTTGCCAACTAGAGAACAATTCAAACCGGACTATGTGGCAAAGAACCCGCTACACACAGTACCATTATTGGAAGACGGTGATTTTATTCTACCAGAAAGCCATGCCATCGTGACGTACCTGGTGTCCAAGTACGGGAGTGAACAACAGACTTTATACCCTAAGGATGTGAGAACAAGAGCTATAGTCGACCAGCGCTTATACTTCGATGCTTCAATACTCTTTCCGAGACTTCGAGCAGTTATTTACAGTGTTGTGAAGTTCAGAGCTCCGGGACCCAATGAGGTTCAGATTGCGGATATTGTGGAATGCTACGAAGTGACGGAGAAGTACCTTGAAGGGAAGACTTATATTGCAGGCGAAGGGTTTACTTTGGCCGATATTTCGTGTGTGGCTACAATATCTGCGTTGGACTGCATTGTTGCTGTCGACAAAAAGTATGCGAAGCTTCATGCTTGGTGGGAACTTCTGCAGAAAGAAGCTTGGTATCAGAAGATCAATGAACCCGGACTGAGACAGTTTGATCGTTTTAttaaacagtttatttaa